A segment of the Phoenix dactylifera cultivar Barhee BC4 unplaced genomic scaffold, palm_55x_up_171113_PBpolish2nd_filt_p 002476F, whole genome shotgun sequence genome:
ATCTTACGTCTTGACTTGATAGAACAATTTAGAAAAAGCAAATGCTCAAAACCAAATGCTCTAATTAGTTTTTCTTCTTAGCatctaacaatttttttttaaactatgtTTCATAATTTTAGAGGAAGTCAAGAAATGAAGGTGATATTGTAGCTAAGTTTTACTATGCTAGGCGAAAACTTGTTTGGGAGATACAAGAagaaagattgaaaaaaaagatTGAGATCCAATGGACCGATATCTCAGCAACCAGAGCACGATTCATACGGGATCAACCAGACATTCTGGAAGTTGAGGTTAGATGTTTTCCTTAGACATATATTCTCATTTTATTGATTACTTTtgctactttttctttttccatagaCTACTTTTATTGTCTTAGACATGTTTTGAACTAATTCTTGGCTTTGGATGGTTTTTTGAAGTTTCTTAATGATTTCATTCTTTTAATAACAAAATTTGGAATATTTGTTTGGGTTTGATAACTAAGATATTTGGTACCTAGTGCAGTTAAGGCAGCAGCCCATGTTCTTTAAAGAGGTAAATCCTCAGCCAAGAAAGCATACTAATTGGGAAGCTTGTTCTGATTTTACCAGTGGGAATGCAACCACAAACAGGTACATAAAAATTACATTTACGTCACTTTCTTGGAGCTCTGTCATTTTGCTAAGCCTTTCAATGGATTTTACACCTTCAAATATTTCCATATTTGTTGAAatatacttcttttttttttagagagagagaggaatgtatttttttattgatgaaGTAGATAAATCCTTCGATTCAGATCTCCAGTCCTGCAATGTTTAGTCCATGTTAAACTACATCTATAGGAGCTTCTGAAATTATcaagaacaaacaaaaacagAATAATATCTTCTTTAGTAAAGTTCATGTAATATTCTCATAGcttgtttcttatttttatttccttcAGGAGGCACTATCTTGAGTTTGCAGAAGGAACTTTGGAGAAACATTATGAAAGGCTTTTACGTTCTGATCATCGGCTACTTACGTTGAGTCAGAAAGTTTTTGCAAGCCATGATTCTCAGTtttttgaaaccgttaataGCGACATGCAAGATATGTGCATGCTCACACCAAAATTTCCACCTATTTCAAATCAACCATCCAGCAACTGGTGTCCACCTCATCTGAATCATATTGACAATCAAGGGAGTGCTCCTACTCACATGTGGACCTTTGAATCTCTTGATCCAGCAGTTGGTGCCAACCATCCACTTTCACTGCTGACACCAACACCCAGAGTTATACAAATGAATTCGCCAAGTTCAGGTAATTTGTCTTAATTTAACCCGGAGTTAATCTAGTGAGATGAGGATGCtaattgtttctttcttttccttttcaagTCATGGAGTGCCTACCAACTATGAATCAAGGTGCAAGTTCTTTGAATCCAACGACATCCTACTTGGGTAAATCATTTCTTCATTAGTCTTTCATTTCATTATGTGATATTCTACTACCATGAGCTCTagctaagaattttttttccctttctttctttcttcaatgTAGCAGACAACTTTGCACTTAACAATGGCAACTCTGCAACAGATTCTACCCTGAACAGAATGACTCAGCTTTGCAATCAAGACATTCAAAGTTTGAGAAGGGTCGATGACATAAGCGAGCGACAAATCCAACAACTACCCTGGGACACCTGCGCGACTCCAGCTCCTAATTTTCTTCCTGGGCGAGTCTCTGCTAATACCTTATTAACTCATACAGCTGAAACAGAAAATTTCCATGTCCCGAGACAAGGTCAATCACTCGAGGAGCATTTAATGAGCGAGTCAGATGATCTGGATGCATTTGCTGCTGATGACTCTAGGCTTCTTTCTTCAGTAAAATCTATTGGGTCAGTCATTTACTAAGAAGCACCACCAGATTCACAACCGCAATCCTCAAATGAACTGGATGATGGTAACCAAAACACCGATGGCACAAAGTCTCCATTGGAATCAAGGGACTCCAAGCAGTTAATCCATTCTATGACTAATTCCCATGGCACCTACAATTAATCATCAAACCTTCATTAGGCTTGGCCAAGAAAAGAGTTCTCATGGCAGAATCCAGTAGTCTTCATCATCAACTTGCTGATCTGTTTCCTGGTTTGTTTCAATTTCTTCTGCGTTTGTTTTTGTCGCAACAGAACATTCAGACTGCCGTTAGTACTGTGCCAGTAGAAGCACCAAACAGGTTATTCTACTGATGCGTTTCTATTTCCTGGTTGTTTTCTCTTGCATGgttatactctctctctctctctctctctgtgtgcgcGCGTGTGCAAATCAACTGACTGCTTGGAAAGAGAGTTCGGCTGAATGGACTGGATCTGGATATTTGCTTCGAATGACAAGAAAGtatttattttgaattatgatgCCGTTCGACATGATTTAGTTCTCACCATTGGAAGCATCATCATATAGAACTATAGCAGAGTGCTTGAGCTTTTGAATATGAGCTTTTGCTATTGGCTTTTAATTTGATCGATATCTGAAAGACAGTTGTTATAAAAGGATTTTACCTTCTTGACACTAAAATGACATCACAGTACTGACTAAACTTTATCTTGACTGATCTGTATGAAGAATGAAGATTAGCCATGGCAGCGAGCAAGCATAGTCTCCCAAACATTGAAAAATGCCTTGGTTCTCACTTCTCAGTGCTATGAAACTGGTTGTTTAGATGCATGGAAATAGGAGATTGTGTGATGAATATTTGTTTGAAAATGTCTTGaaaatatttgttttctttgtaACCTGAAAATAAGGAACATGTCCACTTGTTTTTGGTATTTCAATCTGTTCTTGAAGTAGGGTTCTATGATGATGGGCAAATGTTCAATGAGGTATGgtggaggagaaagaaagaaaaggaagggagCAGCATGGAATTTCGTAGAAGATGATAGTGGCCCTTAGTGTCGAGCAAGCATGACAATCATTTTATGGCAATTCAATCATATTCTTCCCCCTCCATAAATGCCAAGTTATTTTGGACATATAAAACATAAATTAATCTATGCAATCAATCACTGCGTGTGTTTGTAGGACGGACTGGTGTGACATGATACTTTAATCTAAACCCATGTTTGTCGGTGCAAATGATGCATGACACATGTGGCATGGAGTGGATTTAACGATACCAGTGAATTGCACTGCTCTGGTTTTATATGTGGATCAAGGCACTGCAGTTCACTGACCATTAGATCCACTTCCCAGCCAACATGGCGTGCATCATATGGTACTTGCATTTGCAGGTATCAGTTAAGTAATCTGAGCGAATAAAAAAGTGTAAGCTTTTATGACAAGAAAGCAATCTTTCTAAGGTGAGCATAGTTTTTGCTTACTTCATCGGCTGCATTTCAAACTTGACGTTGGTGGATTGCTGTTCCCTTCTGGACATCTTTTAGTCCTGGAAGATCTGTCTGTTTTCATAGTTGACATTCTGGATTTTCAGATAAATATCCTTTCGAAGTTTTCTGATTTGCCAATTGTTGGATCCAGTTTGTGCATCGGAGTTATACTCACTGAATTCAACAATTTTGATAGTGATTTTTAGGTCCCTTTTTTCACTTACCTTGCAGGTCCAACGATGATAATTTGTATACATGTAATATAATACTACCATGGGAGTTGAAAttttcttcaacgaaaaaaagAGCTTCATTGGTTTACTTTTCTTGCAAATAAGTAACTCAATGCTGACCTTGGTCGTACCATATATACTGGAATGTTCAATATTTTCTAAATCTTAATTTTCTAAATGATTTGATATGTTTTGCTATGCTGCTGTTAGTTACTGAACAAAGACAGGTCTCTTTCGAGTGGTTAAAACTTCGCggcataagtttttttttttttggtttaatgTTTATTAAGTTTTAAGTTTTCCTGCAGGATTCCAAATTGTTAGAAGCTTTAGTGGAAAATCGTAAAAGGTCAGTGGCATATGTAGGTGCCTTTCTTCTTAAGGATGACCCAGAGACTGATCCTAGTATTGTATCTGGGTCAGATTCAGCGAAAAGCATTAATGACCTTAAAGGAAAAGATTTATTCAAGCGTCTTCATGAAGTTGGTACTTTGGCTCAGGTATCATCTTTTCTGCCAAGGGTTTGGGAATTAATGACATTTAGTATATAAATTAAGAATATATTAAAAGGCATAGAATCCATTGCTGATACTCTAGCTATCTTGCTGTTGTCAATGTAGATAACCAGCATCCAAGGGGATCAAGTAGTGCTCGTTGGTCACCGGCGTCTGCGGATAACTGAGATGGTAGGTTGGGTTTAATAGTGACGAATTAcacttattattttattttttttcagtaaTACCTACATTCCTGATATTCAATGAAACTTCTAATATTGCAGGTTGACGAGGATCCTTTAACTGTAAAAGTTGATCATCTGAAGGCATGTTATTACTCTTACTCATCTTTCGTCTTTCCAGCCCTATTTATGGTTGATGGATGTCAATGTACTATTACTCTTAACTCACAAGCTGAGTCATCATATTTGGTTCTACCTTAGTGTCTTGTGGGGCTGACTTTTGATTACTGTTCTAGCTGATTTTGATTACCATGTACCACCCAGTGTAACCAATATTCCATGCCTTTTCATTGAAGGACCAATACTGCTAGTCCACTACTGTGTTTAGAAATTGGAAGCAATAGAAAGGAGGTAACTGTGTCTTTCATAAACTGCAAATTTCCTGCATTGCTGCAATTGCTGTATGTGCTGAACTTCCACAGAGGTTTACAAGCATTTTTTTGTATCAAAGCAAAGGCAAAAGACAATTTGCTTTTTGCTGGAGTCATGACTGAGTTATCTTTTCTGACTTGCTTCCACTGTTGTCACACAGTCACATGCCCTGGCATTCATGGAAAATGTTGTCAGTGCAAATGCCTGAACATGTTTTCACAATATCTTTCACCAAAATTTTCACCACCAATGTTTTCTTAGGATGCACTTCACTTTACTGATGATCAAGGACAATATAACTATAAACCTCTCTCTTTTGAACTTATATATTGCCAGGAATTAGATGCGATATGGCCGATGGTTTAGATGCAGATGTGTAAATGAGCTAAGCTTGTGTGAGCAGGGCCTAGCTCATTCTTGGCTTATTTAATTTCAAGTTGCTCACAAATAACTTGTTTAAGAGGTGCAGTGAGAGCCTAAGATCTCTCAAGTGTGCAACACACACTCGCACTCACTTTAAACTTACTACTGTTATATCTCAAGGTTATAGTTGAAATACATTGTTTTATGCAAACTATATTAGCCTCTAgtaattataatataaatatatgtttCTAAATAGTAACTAAGATAACATGTAATGTGTATTAATTATCTATGTATTCCTGTATCGAGTTTAATCGCGTGGAGCTCAAGCAAGCCAGGTCCTAGCCCTAGCTCGCTCATTTACTAATGGAGTGAGCCAAAAGCTGGCTAAATACAAGCTGCTTAGGAACAGCTTGCTTGTTTGACAGCCCTATTTAGATGGAGGTTGAAGTATCCGAAGAAACGTTTGTTGAAGTTATATGTGCTGTATTAATTTACTAACCTGAGTATGTGATCAATGTTGCCTGTCATTGTTTATGGTGGACTTATTATTTGTTAAGAGtacaattcatatttttctagAAAGTTTGCTTGAATTTTTGGCTCAATAACAATAGCTATTATTTTTTGCAGGAAAAGCCTTACAATAAGGATGACGATGTTATAAAAGCAACCTCATTTGAAGTCATAGCAACATTAAGAGACATTCTGAAGACAAATTCCCTTTGGAAAGATCATGTTCAAACATATACACAGGTTACTTTGTCTATTTCttaagtttgtttttttttttaaaaaagttttttgagaattgaaaacttctcacttgaaagaaaaaaaaggttttgAGGGTTGACTACTTCTTAGTTACTTTGtatctaaattaattttgtCTGTATCCCATCCTTTGAGGAAAAAAGGCTTTGAGAGTTAACACCTTCTTCCTGTTTACTTTATATCTAAATTGCTTAAGTTTGTCTGTAATTCCTCTGTTGAATAGAGAATTGTTTTGAGAGTTACAACTTACAGCATCTTCTGATGTCCTAGTTGCAAGATTGTACTAGTTGAAGTTGTTAACTAGCTCAATTTAATTTGGCCTCCTTTTATAACCCTGCATATTGTctcttttcaaatttaaaaaggtcaaaggactaattttgccaaatttaatctaattaaaagTGCACAAATATATGGaaacttattttcatttttgaagtCCGGCTTATGAATAGGTTTTGGTTTGTACTGCCCTTCTTGTCATGTTTTCTATTGAATCATTTTTTCTGCTTTTCTCCTGGAGGTTTTCTTTGGAAGCTTCAAGTTAGGCATTTGTATAAGTAGTTCCTTTAATAGATATCATGTTATGCTTGTAGAATAACATGATTAAATGATGAAAACTGTGTTATAAAATTGTTCCTTTTTTTCGTGAATTTCAGCATATTGGCGATTTCAATTATCCAAGACTAGCAGATTTTGGGGCTGCTATCTCCGGGGCCAACAAGTTGCTTTGCCAACAAGTGCTTGAAGAACTCGATGTAAGAAGCATGCATGCTTTTGATCCAAACATTTTCAGTCAAGCTGCaaagatttttttaattcttatgtTGTTCAGTtttacttattaaaaaaatgactTGCCTTCTCTCTCACTCTTGCTCCCTCGCACTCTCCCCCTCTATCTTTGTGTGTTTGTGTTTGGACAATTGGGTTGCATGTGTGCTAACAGTTGGGTGTTAATCTATGTCATGTTCCCTTCCAATTTGAAAATTAATGTTAAATCATATCACACTGTTTTTCATTAACATTATgaatataaaatatcaatcaTGTCTTATGCAACTTGGCATATTCACCTTAAGTTGCAGTGGCATGAATGAGCTGTTCCAAAATTAGTAAAGAATGATATAGCTTAGCATGTCACAATGTTTTCCATTATCATCTTAAGAATTGAAATGCATTGCGTGTCAGAACCACAGATCAGGATTTTGAACCGCTATGCTTGCAGAAATATAAAGGAATGGCTAATCAGGCTGGTTTTTGACTGCCTTAAGGGTGTACCAGTGGCCATCTGTATAACCCATAATGTTGCAAGTATTAGCATGGTCCATCTAAGCTTCAGGTTGTCTGGTGAATAATTTTGATTCTGCACCTTAAAGACCTAATTCCATACAGACTTCAATTATAGgcttcatattttcttttgttggtgGGTGGATGCATGCAATTTACTATTGATCTCTGCCATCATCATGGTTGACTGTTTATTTTTTCGATAAAATGTTAACTTCGTATAATTTGCCTGCCAGGTCTATGAGCGGTTAAAACTAACTCTAGAATTAGTAAAGAAAGAGATGGAGATCAGTAAGATACAGGTAATTTAGCcatatattttctattatttcatTCCCATTTATGTATTCTCTATATTTGAGTACTAACTAGGACTTTTGTGTTATCTTTACTAAATTTTGTTTCAGGAGTCAATAGCAAAAGCAATTGAGGAGAAAATAAGTGGAGACCAGCGACGTTATTTGTTGAACGAGCAACTTAAAGCAATTAAaaaggtattttttttattcttattagtTCTGTTTTtggataaataaaagaaaatgatggtGAATATAACAAAAATGAACTTGTGTCTTTAATCTTGTCCAAGATAGACAAGGCCTAAACTTCTATCCCCCCTTCATTACTTTAACAATAACTGGAGTATTATCATCATGTTATATCACTGGGAAGTGGGAACTTTGATACTTTTTTCATTGCTTGTTAAGTTGATTTCATTGACCTTCATCAGAACTTTAGACATGAAGAATTCACTTTTTTACTTTGATCCAGGAGCTGGGTTTGGAGACAGATGACAAATCAGCATTGACTGGTTAGTTCTGGATGTACTTTTCTTTAGCGGGATATCTCATTGAATATATGGAGGATATTTATGTTTATATAAGTATTTAAGACAAGGTGATTttgtattctttttctttgctgcAGCAAAGTTCAGGGAAAGACTTGAACCAAAAAACAAGCAGTGTCCTCCTCATGTCTTGCAAGTAATAGAAGAAGAGCTTAACAAGCTTCAGCTGCTGGAAGCTAGTTCTAGCGAGTTCAATGTGACTCGTAATTATCTTGATTGGCTTACTGCATTACCTTGGGGAAACTACAGGTACTGTATTTAAACATCCGATTTGAATCATTTTAGAGAAATTCATTAGACTGCTAATGAATTGAGCTTAATCTTCATGGTTTTCAATCACTGCAGTGATGAAAACTTCGACATCCAACATGCACAAAAAATTTTAGATGAAGATCATTATGGTTTATCTGATGTTAAAGAGAGAATATTAGAATTTATAGCTGTTGGAAAATTAAGGGGGACCTCGCAAGGTTTGGTTTACAGCTTTATGTGTACCAGCTTTCTTTTGGTTACCACATttattctttccctttttgtttCCTAAATTATTGTCATCTCCTAATTGATTGCTGTGGTTTTTTTCCCAACGTTTTGCTATGACTGGTGTTTCTGCATCAAACCCCAGCAGCTGGATGACACCTGGTTATCAATTTTTTGATATACTTGGTCATGGATACACTTGCTAAAACTTTTGATCAAGATGATGGATATGGATTTAACCTTTATATTACGATTTTCAACTATATCTTCTCACCTGGGCTTTTAATATTGGTCCTGATGTTTCATGAAGTAATTGTTTATGCACttcttttgaaagaaaatgtgtTATTATGTCAGAATGCTGGGGCTTATAAGGTTGCCATGTTTTATCCCCATGAGAATGGTGACTTGAATAAATACTTAACTTCTATAGTGAAGGTTCAATATAATTCAGTTCAATGGAAACAAGCAATCTAGGCAAACCACATGTCCACATTTTGTCCTTAACATTATACCTGGGTTGCATGTGGTTAGTgttcttttttcccttctctGCCCTGTGCAAGAATTCATCTTACGGCACACACTAAGAGATAAAATTTAGCTGTACATGCCTTGTGTGCTTGACTGATAACGTATTAGGACTAATCAATGGTATTCAGTTGGCTGATGTTTGTTTTCTAATTCTACTATTCATACACAACATATCTTAACAAGATCATTATTTTCTGTTTGCAGGCAAAATTATATGTCTCTCTGGGCCTCCTGGAGTTGGTAAAACCAGCGTTGGTCATTCAATGGCACGAGCATTGAATAGAAGGTTTTATAGATTTTCTGTAGGAGGCTTGGCTGATGTAGCTGAAATTAAGGTACAGCGACTAAGTCATTTTGATGTCTACATCTCGGAATCAATATTGATGCTTTAGCTTATAAACAGTGTGGGGTTTTGGCCTATCTGAAACTCATTTGTGATCATTATAACCTTTATCCAGGGTCATAGGCGCACCTATGTTGGTGCAATGCCAGGAAAGATGGTGCAATGCCTGAAAAATGTGGGAACAGCTAATCCTCTAGTTCTCATAGATGAGATTGACAAGGTATT
Coding sequences within it:
- the LOC120103859 gene encoding uncharacterized protein LOC120103859 isoform X2; this encodes MMDEAVGLEGSVEWAEQEGSFNSWLDKVLASDGIESPRMVEEENRPRDRPKEPDSNSKRQKIGPCTDKTEEPSPLGLILRITPSFLDLIDRKLSQKKTTPLNGPTSGTSIEKQQTRNDEYNIQPTLMKWKASNFPATKLKIGCWERKSRNEGDIVAKFYYARRKLVWEIQEERLKKKIEIQWTDISATRARFIRDQPDILEVELRQQPMFFKEVNPQPRKHTNWEACSDFTSGNATTNRRHYLEFAEGTLEKHYERLLRSDHRLLTLSQKVFASHDSQFFETVNSDMQDMCMLTPKFPPISNQPSSNWCPPHLNHIDNQGSAPTHMWTFESLDPAVGANHPLSLLTPTPRVIQMNSPSSVMECLPTMNQGASSLNPTTSYLDNFALNNGNSATDSTLNRMTQLCNQDIQSLRRVDDISERQIQQLPWDTCATPAPNFLPGRVSANTLLTHTAETENFHVPRQGQSLEEHLMSESDDLDAFAADDSRLLSSVKSIGSVIY
- the LOC120103859 gene encoding uncharacterized protein LOC120103859 isoform X1; its protein translation is MMDEAVGLEGSVEWAEQEGSFNSWLDKVLASDGIESPRMVEEENRPRDRPKEPDSNSKRQKIGPCTDKTEEPSPLGLILRITPSFLDLIDRKLSQKKTTPLNGPTSGTSIEKQQTRNDEYNIQPTLMKWKASNFPATKLKIGCWERKSRNEGDIVAKFYYARRKLVWEIQEERLKKKIEIQWTDISATRARFIRDQPDILEVELRQQPMFFKEVNPQPRKHTNWEACSDFTSGNATTNRRHYLEFAEGTLEKHYERLLRSDHRLLTLSQKVFASHDSQFFETVNSDMQDMCMLTPKFPPISNQPSSNWCPPHLNHIDNQGSAPTHMWTFESLDPAVGANHPLSLLTPTPRVIQMNSPSSVMECLPTMNQGASSLNPTTSYLADNFALNNGNSATDSTLNRMTQLCNQDIQSLRRVDDISERQIQQLPWDTCATPAPNFLPGRVSANTLLTHTAETENFHVPRQGQSLEEHLMSESDDLDAFAADDSRLLSSVKSIGSVIY
- the LOC120103859 gene encoding uncharacterized protein LOC120103859 isoform X3 — encoded protein: MMDEAVGLEGSVEWAEQEGSFNSWLDKVLASDGIESPRMVEEENRPRDRPKEPDSNSKRQKIGPCTDKTEEPSPLGLILRITPSFLDLIDRKLSQKKTTPLNGPTSGTSIEKQQTRNDEYNIQPTLMKWKASNFPATKLKIGCWERKSRNEGDIVAKFYYARRKLVWEIQEERLKKKIEIQWTDISATRARFIRDQPDILEVELRQQPMFFKEVNPQPRKHTNWEACSDFTSGNATTNRRHYLEFAEGTLEKHYERLLRSDHRLLTLSQKVFASHDSQFFETVNSDMQDMCMLTPKFPPISNQPSSNWCPPHLNHIDNQGSAPTHMWTFESLDPAVGANHPLSLLTPTPRVIQMNSPSSVMECLPTMNQGASSLNPTTSYLDSTLNRMTQLCNQDIQSLRRVDDISERQIQQLPWDTCATPAPNFLPGRVSANTLLTHTAETENFHVPRQGQSLEEHLMSESDDLDAFAADDSRLLSSVKSIGSVIY